The sequence TGAAAACTCCAGGGTTAATCTTTTATACCAGAGCTGCCTAGTAATAGAAAGTGTCGCAAACCTGATACGCTTCATTCCGGCTTCTAAAAAGAAAGATCACGCAGGTCGGTCCTGAGCTGTACTTTCAGATGGACCCCCTACGTGGTACACTCAACCCGAACATCCGCTCGGTATGAGAAGACTTTTTCGCTCACTTCTAGCTTTCTTCGCAATTCCCGTCCTTATCTTCCTTGTCATTTGGGGAAGCGAGCGTTTCGTGTCGTTCCAGACACAGCCGCATTTATACACAGAAATGACCGCTATCCCCCAGGAGGAGGTAGCGGTTGTTTTTGGTGCGGGACTCAAACGCCCAGGAGAGGTGGGAGGTGTGCTTCAGGGGCGGTTAGACACAGCATACGACCTGTATAGTTCGGGCAAGGTAAAGAAAATAGTGCTTTCGGGTGACAACATCTCCGAAGACTACGACGAGGTGACACCAATGGTCACTTACCTGAAAAAGCGCGAGGTACCCGCAAGTGTACTGATTGAAGATAGAAAAGGCATTAGCACCTACGACACCTGCTACCGCCTAAAAAATACTTCCAACATAACACAGGCAATTCTGGTGACAAACGAGTTCCATCTTCCACGTGCCGTTTTTACGTGTAGGAAGCTGGGTATCGATGCAAAAGGGATGGCAACACCAAATTACCCAGGCTTTGAATACAGTCAGAGCCAGCGGGAGCCGCTTGCTACCGTCAAGATGCTTATCGACCTGTATATTGCCCCACCACAGCCCCTGCAATAGGGTTTAGGCGGCGGTAACGCGGAATACTTCCGCCTCAGTTGTAATGCCCGCCCTTACCTTACTTAGACCGTCTTCAAGCATGGGGATCATGCCGCTGCGCGTGGCAATCTCTCGCACAGTTGCAGGGTCGGTCCCCTGTTGTACGGCACGTTCCAATTCCGGTGTCGGGACTAGGGCTTCGGCAATAACGACACGGCCCTTATAAACGGGGTCTTCTGGAGTTCCACCCGGTTGCACCACGCGCACGAGCCGCTGCGCAATAATAAGGTTGATGCTCCCCGATAGGAGGAACGGTGCCACGCCAAGTTCAAGAAAGCGGGTGTGCGCGGTAACGGCATCATTGGTGTGCATGGTAGTAAGTACCAGGTGCCCCGTAAGCGAGGCATTCAAGGCAATGGTGGCGGTCTCTGGGTCGCGGATTTCACCCACCATAACTACATCTGGGTCCTGACGAAGGGCGCCCCGCAAACCTTCCGCAAAGGTAAACCCACCCTCCGGGTTTACCTGGCTTTGCTGTATTCCCTCGATGCGGTACTCGATAGGGTCTTCCAGGGTAATGATCTTTTTCTCTGGCGTGTTGAGCTTCTGCAAGAGGGCGTAAAGGGTGGTGGACTTACCCGAACCCGTTGGGCCCGTAATGACGATGAGTCCGTATGGCCGCTTTATCGCCTTTGCTACCATCTCCAGGTTGTGTTCACTGAAACCAAGGTCTTCCAGGCTGACGGCCTTCGTATCACGGCGCAGGAGACGCATAACCACCCCTTCCCCATATCCAGTTGGGACCATGGAGACACGAACATCTACCGGCATCCCTTTGTCTAAGAGCGAGAAGCGCCCGTCTTGGGTGAGGCCATGCTCGTCCAGTTTCAAGCTAGCGAGCATTTTAAGGCGCGAAATAAGCGACTTGTGCTGCTCCATGGGAATGCGCACTGCTTCCTTAAGTACGCCATCAATACGGAAGCGGACGACAATATGGTTTTCACCAGGTTCAATGTGCACATCGGAAGCACCTTGGTTGTAGGCGCCTGCCATGATGGCATCGATCTCTTCCGACACATTAGCTCCGCCTGTTTGGATCTGATTGCTCAGGTCATCCAGGTTATGGATATGTTGGACAAAGTCTTTCTCAGCTGCAACCTTGGCTTGCTCTTCGGCTTGGACACTCTGCTCGGCTTGTTCCGCCAAAAGTTTGGCGTAGCACTCAAGGAGGTAGCGGAAGCTGGTGTGGGACACCACGGTGAGCTCCGGCTCCAGTCCCAGTTGGTCCCCTAGCTGCGCACAAGCCGCAATAACGGCCTCATCCGAGGGATTGGTTACTGCGAACCGGATCCTGTCCGCAGAGCGCACGTAGGGCGCGTAGAGACGGTGTGCAGCTTCCTCAAGTGGCACCAAAGAGAGGACGTCAACATTGAAAGGATAGTCATCTAGGACGGTGTAGCTGACACCGGCAAAGCCGGCCAGTTGCTCTGCCCCTGTCTCCTCGGTTTTGCGGTTGATATGCCGCAGTGTCGCATCAATCGTGGATGACATGTCTTACCAGCGTAAGTGAATAGTGTTTGAGAAGCTGTCCCCCGCAAAGTAACCAGCCCGGTAGCCTTCTTTAGGATGGGCTACGTACTTGTTCTGGGTTTTGTCGAAAAGGATGGTGGCACGGTCTTCCAGCTCACCGTAGCCGAGGCCGGCAGGGTTGTCCCAAGGTGCCGGACGGGAAATGAGCCCATCAAGCGCGGCGGTGTCTTCTACCCGACCAGTATACACCTGGGCAATCCAGAGGGAGTTTGGATCGTTATCCAAAACTGGGGCCCAGCGCTCTGGCATGAGAAGCAAGTCTTGCAGGAAGTTGTTCACCTTGAACCTGGCACCCGCCTTCAGGCCTTCGCGGTAAGCGGTTGGCGACTTGGCATCAAACGTACCGTTTGGAGGATCTGCGGATTTGTACTCGGCGGGACCTGTACGGGCAACGCCATATTGGCCAGTGATTGGGTAGTACCCGTCCACGGTGGCCCTGATAGTTACCTCAACCTTATAGACCCCAAAGAGGTTGATGGCGAGGAAGAGGCCAAGGGTAATGGGGTCAACGGGAACACCCATCGCCAACTGTATGAGCATGGTAAGTCCCATGGCGCCCGTGCCAGGTACTAGCCCTAGCGACTGCTCTGCTTCTGCAATTTGGGAGGCAAAGACAATGGTGATGATGGTAGTGACAAGCGCTACCTGGGCAGCCCTAAGGTTAACTCGTGCGTCTTGGGCGGAATTTACAAACTTACCCGGGGCGGGGTCCCCTACCATCATCTTGTTGAGGACGGTAATGTTATTCGCGGCATCCTTGGCAACCGCTACCGGGGTCTGCGCAAGGGCTAGGAAGTTTGAGGCTTTGGCTACATCGG comes from Verrucomicrobiia bacterium and encodes:
- a CDS encoding ElyC/SanA/YdcF family protein — its product is MRRLFRSLLAFFAIPVLIFLVIWGSERFVSFQTQPHLYTEMTAIPQEEVAVVFGAGLKRPGEVGGVLQGRLDTAYDLYSSGKVKKIVLSGDNISEDYDEVTPMVTYLKKREVPASVLIEDRKGISTYDTCYRLKNTSNITQAILVTNEFHLPRAVFTCRKLGIDAKGMATPNYPGFEYSQSQREPLATVKMLIDLYIAPPQPLQ
- a CDS encoding GspE/PulE family protein gives rise to the protein MSSTIDATLRHINRKTEETGAEQLAGFAGVSYTVLDDYPFNVDVLSLVPLEEAAHRLYAPYVRSADRIRFAVTNPSDEAVIAACAQLGDQLGLEPELTVVSHTSFRYLLECYAKLLAEQAEQSVQAEEQAKVAAEKDFVQHIHNLDDLSNQIQTGGANVSEEIDAIMAGAYNQGASDVHIEPGENHIVVRFRIDGVLKEAVRIPMEQHKSLISRLKMLASLKLDEHGLTQDGRFSLLDKGMPVDVRVSMVPTGYGEGVVMRLLRRDTKAVSLEDLGFSEHNLEMVAKAIKRPYGLIVITGPTGSGKSTTLYALLQKLNTPEKKIITLEDPIEYRIEGIQQSQVNPEGGFTFAEGLRGALRQDPDVVMVGEIRDPETATIALNASLTGHLVLTTMHTNDAVTAHTRFLELGVAPFLLSGSINLIIAQRLVRVVQPGGTPEDPVYKGRVVIAEALVPTPELERAVQQGTDPATVREIATRSGMIPMLEDGLSKVRAGITTEAEVFRVTAA